A single genomic interval of Vibrio maritimus harbors:
- a CDS encoding carbohydrate ABC transporter permease translates to MQAVYKKRWLTLWFAGPQLLLLFLFFYLPILKSVEWSLTLQPPFGGESIFVGLDNYRYTFADPEFYRSFWLTVKFMVVGSSLSVLVPLILAIAVDRKLKLSKPARNFLVWPKAVAGASIGVAFAFIFNPFVGIFSFLNEIQPGLWEPGMNGSHAFTMLIIAHVWGGIPFNFVIFLGGLQAIPVSLTQSAAMDGAGPWRRIIDIYIPLLTPQLFLSLVLEVTDSVVSAFALIASMTQGGPGGSTKLLVYKIYEDGFLGRDLSGASTQTVILTAMVLSLALVQFLYLEKKVKYER, encoded by the coding sequence ATGCAGGCAGTTTATAAGAAACGGTGGTTGACGTTGTGGTTTGCTGGTCCACAGCTGTTATTGCTGTTTTTGTTCTTTTATCTTCCGATACTGAAATCGGTGGAATGGTCTCTAACTCTTCAGCCTCCCTTTGGCGGAGAGAGTATTTTCGTTGGATTGGATAACTACCGTTATACCTTTGCTGATCCAGAGTTTTATCGCAGTTTTTGGCTGACAGTGAAGTTTATGGTGGTCGGGTCGAGTTTATCGGTGCTAGTGCCCCTGATTCTTGCCATTGCCGTTGATAGAAAGCTCAAGCTGTCTAAACCGGCTAGAAACTTTTTAGTTTGGCCAAAGGCGGTCGCGGGCGCGTCGATCGGTGTCGCCTTTGCGTTTATTTTCAATCCCTTCGTAGGCATATTTTCATTTTTAAATGAGATTCAGCCAGGGCTTTGGGAACCAGGCATGAACGGTAGCCATGCCTTTACCATGCTGATCATCGCGCACGTGTGGGGAGGCATTCCCTTCAATTTTGTCATTTTCCTAGGTGGCTTACAGGCGATTCCAGTCTCTCTCACTCAATCTGCAGCGATGGATGGAGCGGGGCCTTGGCGCCGCATCATAGATATCTATATCCCTTTGTTAACACCGCAATTGTTCTTAAGTCTGGTTCTTGAAGTGACGGACTCTGTGGTCTCTGCATTTGCATTGATTGCAAGTATGACCCAAGGGGGACCGGGGGGCTCAACCAAGCTGTTGGTATACAAAATCTATGAGGATGGCTTTTTGGGTCGAGACCTGTCGGGAGCCTCAACTCAAACCGTGATACTAACTGCAATGGTACTGAGCTTAGCTCTGGTGCAGTTCCTCTACCTAGAAAAGAAAGTTAAGTACGAGCGTTAA
- a CDS encoding carbohydrate ABC transporter permease encodes MIENSKSIDRVANAILVVGMLFVLLPIYIVIITATHSYETFLREGLQYLPGSELVSNMRLVMSETNLVPQIGNSIIIALMSAAGKTAFSFLAAFGIVYFRVRYGTIIFFMILMSTMVPLDLRIVASYEVASNILSPVNVLMDWVGVNYLISHYYGSPLHLELSLLDTYFGMAAPILASGTGTFLFRQSFKTIPPSLIHAATMDGAGPIRFMVDILLPLSKTSIISLFILMFMGGWNQYMWPLVVASRPDMETALVGLVKLSTVVDGATPNYPMIMAGAILVNIIPILMIAVMQKYIVKGLTLSEK; translated from the coding sequence ATGATTGAAAATTCAAAATCCATAGATCGCGTGGCAAATGCCATCTTAGTAGTGGGTATGCTGTTTGTACTGTTGCCCATCTACATTGTGATTATCACCGCGACACATTCATACGAGACATTTTTGCGCGAAGGCCTGCAATACCTGCCGGGAAGTGAACTAGTCAGTAACATGAGACTCGTCATGTCGGAGACCAATCTGGTTCCACAGATTGGCAACAGTATTATTATTGCCTTGATGTCAGCCGCGGGGAAAACCGCGTTCTCATTTCTTGCTGCATTTGGCATCGTCTACTTTCGAGTTCGCTACGGCACGATAATTTTCTTCATGATCTTGATGTCGACCATGGTGCCTCTCGATTTACGCATTGTTGCCAGCTACGAAGTCGCCTCCAACATCTTGTCTCCAGTTAATGTGCTAATGGATTGGGTAGGCGTTAATTATTTGATTAGTCACTATTACGGCTCGCCACTGCACCTGGAACTGAGTTTGCTCGACACGTATTTTGGTATGGCAGCGCCAATCTTGGCATCGGGAACGGGCACCTTTTTGTTCCGACAGTCATTCAAAACCATTCCACCGTCATTGATTCACGCGGCCACGATGGACGGCGCGGGTCCAATTCGTTTTATGGTCGACATCTTACTGCCCTTATCGAAAACCAGCATCATCTCGCTGTTTATACTCATGTTTATGGGAGGTTGGAACCAATACATGTGGCCGCTGGTTGTGGCATCAAGACCTGACATGGAAACCGCGCTGGTTGGGCTCGTTAAGTTGAGTACCGTCGTCGATGGCGCAACCCCGAATTACCCGATGATCATGGCTGGAGCCATTCTCGTTAACATAATTCCCATTTTGATGATTGCCGTAATGCAGAAATACATTGTTAAAGGCCTAACACTCTCGGAGAAGTAA
- a CDS encoding ABC transporter ATP-binding protein, which produces MSNLLDNIREHAEGITLTNIRKSYGKNTVIDNLNIDIRAGEFIVILGPSGCGKSTTMNIIAGLEEADQGVIRIGEREVQDLEPKQRGCAMVFQNYALYPHMTVADNIGYSLKIQGMKKQTRREKVEEVAKIVSLEPYLDRLPSELSGGQRQRVAIGRAIVREPSVLLFDEPLSNLDAKLRHEMRMELSQLHQRIGSTSVFVTHDQVEAMTLADRIIVLNGGNLEQFDTPANIYDKPASMFVANFIGSPAMNLLKINPVVESYIDASALSLVPDDMMVGIRPEHIEFNQDKGDYVCVKYVEDLGSHKVVTVEMGDKQELMIATQLGQDIVIAEQVRIYFPEDKLHFFDPNTTKRVELNVDKLDKVG; this is translated from the coding sequence ATGAGCAACCTATTAGATAATATTCGTGAGCACGCTGAGGGTATCACGCTAACTAACATCAGAAAGTCTTACGGTAAGAATACAGTCATCGATAATCTCAATATCGATATTCGTGCTGGTGAGTTTATTGTCATTCTTGGTCCGTCTGGATGTGGAAAGTCGACAACAATGAACATTATTGCTGGCTTAGAGGAAGCAGACCAGGGCGTCATTCGCATAGGCGAACGTGAAGTACAAGATCTTGAACCCAAACAACGTGGGTGTGCCATGGTGTTTCAGAACTATGCGCTTTATCCGCATATGACGGTCGCTGACAATATTGGTTACTCTCTTAAAATCCAGGGTATGAAGAAACAAACTCGTCGCGAGAAAGTAGAAGAGGTGGCGAAAATCGTTTCACTTGAGCCTTACCTGGATAGGTTGCCAAGCGAGTTGTCAGGCGGACAGCGGCAGCGTGTGGCGATTGGTCGTGCGATTGTTCGCGAGCCAAGCGTGCTACTTTTTGATGAGCCACTTTCGAACCTCGACGCTAAGTTGCGACATGAAATGCGAATGGAATTGTCTCAACTGCATCAACGTATTGGTTCAACGTCGGTTTTTGTTACTCACGACCAAGTTGAGGCCATGACATTGGCTGATCGCATCATCGTACTCAACGGGGGCAACCTTGAGCAATTCGATACCCCTGCCAATATTTACGATAAGCCTGCGTCCATGTTTGTCGCTAACTTTATCGGTTCACCAGCCATGAACCTTCTCAAAATCAATCCAGTGGTTGAATCTTATATTGATGCGAGTGCATTAAGTTTGGTTCCTGACGATATGATGGTAGGTATCCGCCCTGAACATATCGAGTTTAACCAGGACAAAGGTGATTATGTTTGCGTGAAATACGTCGAAGATCTTGGCTCACATAAGGTGGTGACAGTTGAGATGGGAGACAAGCAGGAGTTGATGATCGCCACGCAGTTGGGACAAGACATCGTAATAGCAGAACAAGTCCGTATCTACTTCCCAGAAGACAAACTGCACTTCTTCGATCCTAACACGACGAAGAGAGTGGAGTTGAATGTCGATAAATTGGATAAAGTAGGGTAG